In the Gossypium raimondii isolate GPD5lz chromosome 9, ASM2569854v1, whole genome shotgun sequence genome, one interval contains:
- the LOC105799334 gene encoding probable peptide/nitrate transporter At3g43790 isoform X1: MHPHSSRHSFRACLVGCNRITPLFPSVSITDIGGNSHSEFEAAIRDSPPIPNFIFPFLPSSSPDVSQFFPFQISTSSPGTVISIPLLSCFPHIAILSGVVLHLVINCAAILRNTLSVSLVTGLFILLNNAVPQSQRGAANAISITAMSVFKAFGPAGRGAL, translated from the exons ATGCATCCACATTCATCTCGCCATTCCTTTAGAGCTTGTTTGGTCGGGTGTAATCGTATTACACCCCTATTCCCTTCCGTGTCCATTACTGATATTGGCGGTAATAGCCATTCTGAGTTTGAAGCGGCGATTAGGGATTCCCCACCAATTCccaattttattttcccttttctgcCCTCATCCTCTCCGGACGTTTCCCAATTTTTTCCCTTCCAGATTTCTACTTCTTCTCCTGGTACG GTAATATCAATTCCATTGTTGTCATGTTTCCCCCATATAGCAATACTTTCAGGGGTAGTCCTGCATTTGGTGATAAATTGTGCAGCCATATTAAGAAACACTCTATCT GTTTCACTTGTTACTGGATTATTCATATTGCTGAACAATGCAGTG cCTCAAAGTCAGAGAGGGGCTGCTAATGCCATTTCAATAACTGCAATGTCTGTTTTCAAAGCATTTGGTCCAGCAGGAAGAGGAGCGCTATAa
- the LOC105799334 gene encoding uncharacterized protein LOC105799334 isoform X2, with translation MHPHSSRHSFRACLVGCNRITPLFPSVSITDIGGNSHSEFEAAIRDSPPIPNFIFPFLPSSSPDVSQFFPFQISTSSPGNINSIVVMFPPYSNTFRGSPAFGDKLCSHIKKHSICFTCYWIIHIAEQCSASKSERGC, from the exons ATGCATCCACATTCATCTCGCCATTCCTTTAGAGCTTGTTTGGTCGGGTGTAATCGTATTACACCCCTATTCCCTTCCGTGTCCATTACTGATATTGGCGGTAATAGCCATTCTGAGTTTGAAGCGGCGATTAGGGATTCCCCACCAATTCccaattttattttcccttttctgcCCTCATCCTCTCCGGACGTTTCCCAATTTTTTCCCTTCCAGATTTCTACTTCTTCTCCTG GTAATATCAATTCCATTGTTGTCATGTTTCCCCCATATAGCAATACTTTCAGGGGTAGTCCTGCATTTGGTGATAAATTGTGCAGCCATATTAAGAAACACTCTATCT GTTTCACTTGTTACTGGATTATTCATATTGCTGAACAATGCAGTG cCTCAAAGTCAGAGAGGGGCTGCTAA